DNA from Brassica napus cultivar Da-Ae chromosome C4, Da-Ae, whole genome shotgun sequence:
TGATATTATGATATTAACCTGGTTAATTTGATactttagagcatgattaatccgGAGTTTTTAGGATGAGGTtattagcggaagttaagaaactatttcttaatttttaactaaaaaagctaagaaccggttcttaaataatgactttaagaaccggttctttgcttttttagttaaaagttaaaaaaaaatagtttcttaTTTCTTGGTAAGAACCCCAGTCTAAGAATCTCGGTTTAATCACGTAGAGAGTAAGAATATGAATTTTATTCATGCTACatgtaatataaatattttgtagatGATTGTCGGCTTTGAATGAATGTTGATGTCGTGTCAGTACATATGATGACCACAtgagttaaaacttaaaagaccAATTTGAATATTTGTTTAGAAAATCAAAAACATTGGACCACAATTTATTTTCGTGTAATAAATATTCTCCTTTTTGTGTAATAAATATTCAACATATCAAtatttcttgaaatgaaaatttAGAGGTTTAATAAACAAAGTAAATGTCAAGTAACTGGTTTATGTTCGTGTCAACGGTTGCCCACTTGGCGTGACGACGAACTTTTAAGTATAGACTCTAATTAAGTAATTAGTAGTCTTAATTATTGTCATTAACTTCACAAATACCCTGTTTtggtctctctctctgcttcattctgagaaaaaataaaaattaaaaaaaaattaaaaaaaaattcggttTCTTTCTCGGTCGTTTGTGTAATTTTCCCGGCAacggaaggaggaggaggaagagtgTAAGCAATAAACTCCCCTTCTTCTACGAAACAGAAACataccctctctctctctcttctttgctTCTCCGATTCTCCTCCTGTTTACTTTGATCGTCTTCTTCTCCAAagctttcttatttttttgtttgtttgttcatgGTTTCCTCCATCGCAGGTACTACTTCAACTTCTTTCTCTTATTCCACAATCGGTTGGTTGTGattgctctgtttttttttttttttgctatatgTAGTTTGATTGTgattgttctgttttttttttctcttactgATGATGATCTTAGACAGAACAACAACTTGATTCTCATCTAGTCCTTGAGTTTGAAAAGTTCCAAGCTTTCTGGGTTGTTACGAGCTTTTTGAATTTTGAGTTTATTACACAGATGATTCCTGTCTAATAATGTTTTGTCtctaaaaatttctaaattgtTGTTCATCGAGTTGACCAACCGAGAAGTCATATGGTCGCCTCCTTGAATTATCTTTCCTGTTTGTAATATTCCAtctgactgtttttttttttttagcttttgTTTATGTCTGAATGAGGAAACACCAGTATCTTGCGTTTATTGAGAGCTAATGATCCTCCCTAGCAAGTAGCTTTTATGATGCAAATATCATAACTCAATAAAcagttattattattgttttttttttttgcagttggTGGTGACTCCAAAAAGATGGAGGCAGAACCAAAGGATTCACTCTCTGCTGCTGGTACCAAAACATGCTTTCTAGTTTCTACCGTTATTTCAGCTGtctattacattttttatttatacatctGATCTTTTGGCTATGCTAGATTTAGACATGCCATCTTTGGAGCTTAGATCAACTGAAACTTTTAATAGAGGCAGTGCAAGTGATCTGAGCATGTTCTCAAGCTCATTGCCCACACTTCTTCATGAAAACCGTATGTCCTCTCTTCTGTTAGTGATCAGTTTTTAAACTTATTAACTTACTTGAATACACTTGCTaatatatttctctttttcttttgagaaaCTTGCAGTGAACATGACTGATTCAGATAGCTGGCTCTCACTTGATGATAAACTTGGCGTAGGAAACTCAGAGAATGATTCTTTGGAAGAAGATGTTGAACCTGATTCTTTAGAAACCTTGCTTCCCGAGGATGAAAATGAGCTCCTTCCCGGCCTCATTGATGAGCTTAATTTCAACGGGCTGCCTGATGAACTCGAAGAGTGTGATGTTTTCTGTACTGGAGGGGGTATGGAACTGGATGTTGAATCCCAAGAGAATCATGCTGTTGATAGCGGTGCTGCAAATTCATTTGTTCCTCGTAAACGCCCCAATACATCTGGCAGAGTTTCAGTAGAACATCCAAACGGTGAGCATCCTTCAAGAACACTATTTGTGAGGAACATCAACAGCAGTGTCGAGGATTCAGAGTTAACCGCTCTCTTTGAGGTATGTGAACTTGTTACTGTATCAAGTCTTGCTTTGCTCTTGGCTAATTTGATTTCTATTTGTGTCACCAGCCGTTTGGGGAGATCAGGAGCTTGTACACTGCATGCAAAAGCAGAGGTTTTGTAATGATATCCTACTATGACATCCGAGCTTCTCATGCTGCAATGCGTGCACTACAGAACACTCTCTTAAGAAAGAGGACATTAGACATTCACTTCTCCATTCCCAAAGTATGAACCGAGAAAACTATTCTGGATTTAATGTTTTTTCAGCTTTCTTTACCACTTTTGTAACCATCTGTTTACAGGAAAATCCTTCAGAGAAGGATATGAACCAAGGGACGCTTGTGATATTTAATGTGGACACAACAGTATCAAACGATGAGCTCCTTAAGCTGTTTGGTGCCCATGGTGAAATAAGAGAGGTAACTTTTTGTTTTGCTTGTGGCTTCAAATGTGCAAACCAAACCATCTACTTACTAATTCTTGACTTGTAAAAGCAGATTAGAGAAACTCCAAACAGGAGTTTCCACAGGTTCATTGAGTACTATGATGTTAGAGATGCAGAGTCAGCTCTAAAAGCACTGGACAGAAGCGAGATTGGTGGTAAATGTATAAAGCTCGAACTTAGCCGTCCTGGTGGAGCTCGTCGAGTGTGAGTTCCCTGAAACTTTATTCTCCTTGCTTCCGTTTCAttttaagtgtcgttttaacatttaattttgtatattttctaaataaaaacatcgTACACGATTAACTGAATACTATTTGCATGCAGCTCGGTGCCGTCTACAAGTCAAGATTTGGACAGAAACGAAATTGCAAATTTCTTCAATCAAGTAGCTAATTCTCCACCAGGTGAAATCTcatattgatcattttcttttaacattttttttctttctctccactGGTTAGTGAGTGATTGTTCAATCTGTTTAGCAGGTAACTGGCCAGTTGGTAGTCCTGTGAAGGGCTCTCCTTCTCATACCTTTCCGAGGCCACACGGTCTAGGTAATATGCCTGGATTGGCTTCGATTCTCCCTGGTCACCAGCCTTCTCGCTACCAAGGGCTATTAAACCATCCAAACCAAACTATTCTGAATAAAGGATTGTTGCACAACGTTGCCTTTGGGCAACCTCATTCGTTGCCAGAGCATATAGGAGGTGGAATTTCCAACTCCATGAGGTTTATAGCTCCACCACACTCTTCAGGATTTGGGACTTCTTCTGATAACCGTTATCGGTGGGGAAGCCCTCCTCAGCATTTCAATTATCCTGGTTACACTGgtgcttcatcatcatcatcatctaagcaTGGTTTTCCATTTGCTGAGAGGCAAGGTTCATTACTTGGGAAGTACCAGCATCATGTTGGCTCTGCTCCTTCAAGCAGTCATTTTAATACCCATATGAATCGCTACACAGAGACCTCCTCTCTGTTACCACTTGGATTTGGAGATATGGGAATCAACAAAAGCTATACCAATGCTCATGGACAAGCCAACGTTGGTGTGAACTTCACTGGCTCCGGCATGTCCTTGTTACCAACAATTCCTTTTGGTGGGAGTAGAGGATTACAATCAGTAAGACATGAACCTTTTGCTGAGCAAGGTAGGATCACACACTTTGAGACTCAGCTCACAGATGGTGGGCGGTATCATATTGACTTGGATAGAATTGCTACTGGAGATGATACTCGGACTACATTAATCATTAAGAACATCCCAAACAAgtaagccttttattgatctcAATCTAAAATATTTGCGCAATGTTTTAACCAATGTTCTAGAAATCGGTCTAAGTGGTGGCTAGGCGCCTGTCTAGACGGTCCGATTTAGACTTAAATCAGtttaaaccgttctaaatcAGTTAAAATTGATCGAAATCAATTTAAATCGGTCTGAATGTTAAATCAAGCAATAATGTTAGTACAATTCAAAAATCCGTCCCCGCCTAGGCCCTAAACAATCCAGCTAGTTGTTTACAAAGGGGTTAGTTACCGCTTatcgatttcttgaacattggttTTAACTCTCAAATGCTTTGTTTTGTAAGGTATACTTACATGATGCTGGTGGCTGAGATTGACGAGAAGCACAAGGGAGACTATGACTTTCTTTGCTTACCTATAGAATTTAAGGTATAAAAGAGTGAACTCCTGATGTTCTTGTAATCACTTGAGAACGTACTGACGATCTTACATTTCTTATTGATACAGAATAATTGCAACATGGGTTATG
Protein-coding regions in this window:
- the LOC106433951 gene encoding protein MEI2-like 2 isoform X1; protein product: MVSSIAVGGDSKKMEAEPKDSLSAADLDMPSLELRSTETFNRGSASDLSMFSSSLPTLLHENLNMTDSDSWLSLDDKLGVGNSENDSLEEDVEPDSLETLLPEDENELLPGLIDELNFNGLPDELEECDVFCTGGGMELDVESQENHAVDSGAANSFVPRKRPNTSGRVSVEHPNGEHPSRTLFVRNINSSVEDSELTALFEPFGEIRSLYTACKSRGFVMISYYDIRASHAAMRALQNTLLRKRTLDIHFSIPKENPSEKDMNQGTLVIFNVDTTVSNDELLKLFGAHGEIREIRETPNRSFHRFIEYYDVRDAESALKALDRSEIGGKCIKLELSRPGGARRVSVPSTSQDLDRNEIANFFNQVANSPPAGNWPVGSPVKGSPSHTFPRPHGLGNMPGLASILPGHQPSRYQGLLNHPNQTILNKGLLHNVAFGQPHSLPEHIGGGISNSMRFIAPPHSSGFGTSSDNRYRWGSPPQHFNYPGYTGASSSSSSKHGFPFAERQGSLLGKYQHHVGSAPSSSHFNTHMNRYTETSSLLPLGFGDMGINKSYTNAHGQANVGVNFTGSGMSLLPTIPFGGSRGLQSVRHEPFAEQGRITHFETQLTDGGRYHIDLDRIATGDDTRTTLIIKNIPNKYTYMMLVAEIDEKHKGDYDFLCLPIEFKNNCNMGYAFVNMVSPLHIVPFQQTFSGKVWENFNSGKVASLAYAEIQGKSALASYMQNPSPMKDGKHLFPQVSHYNDDGQDANDQEQPFSSIWNITALDPDWSYTTDKNVNSKNIVEEESF
- the LOC106433951 gene encoding protein MEI2-like 2 isoform X2 — translated: MVSSIAVGGDSKKMEAEPKDSLSAADLDMPSLELRSTETFNRGSASDLSMFSSSLPTLLHENLNMTDSDSWLSLDDKLGVGNSENDSLEEDVEPDSLETLLPEDENELLPGLIDELNFNGLPDELEECDVFCTGGGMELDVESQENHAVDSGAANSFVPRKRPNTSGRVSVEHPNGEHPSRTLFVRNINSSVEDSELTALFEPFGEIRSLYTACKSRGFVMISYYDIRASHAAMRALQNTLLRKRTLDIHFSIPKENPSEKDMNQGTLVIFNVDTTVSNDELLKLFGAHGEIREIRETPNRSFHRFIEYYDVRDAESALKALDRSEIGGKCIKLELSRPGGARRVSVPSTSQDLDRNEIANFFNQVANSPPGNWPVGSPVKGSPSHTFPRPHGLGNMPGLASILPGHQPSRYQGLLNHPNQTILNKGLLHNVAFGQPHSLPEHIGGGISNSMRFIAPPHSSGFGTSSDNRYRWGSPPQHFNYPGYTGASSSSSSKHGFPFAERQGSLLGKYQHHVGSAPSSSHFNTHMNRYTETSSLLPLGFGDMGINKSYTNAHGQANVGVNFTGSGMSLLPTIPFGGSRGLQSVRHEPFAEQGRITHFETQLTDGGRYHIDLDRIATGDDTRTTLIIKNIPNKYTYMMLVAEIDEKHKGDYDFLCLPIEFKNNCNMGYAFVNMVSPLHIVPFQQTFSGKVWENFNSGKVASLAYAEIQGKSALASYMQNPSPMKDGKHLFPQVSHYNDDGQDANDQEQPFSSIWNITALDPDWSYTTDKNVNSKNIVEEESF